The following DNA comes from Amycolatopsis albispora.
AAGGTGGACACCGAGGTGCCGTCGCCGGTGGCGGGCACCGTGCTGGAGATCAGCGTCGGTGAAGACGAGACCGTCGAGGTCGGCGGCCAGCTGGCCGTCGTCGGGGACGCGGGTGCCGCGCCGCAGCAGCAGTCGGCCCCGGCCGCCAAGCCCGAGCCCAAGCCGGAACCGAAGCCGGAACCCGAGCCCGAGCCGAAGACCGAGCCGGTCCAGCAGCAGGCCCCGCAGCAGCAGGCTCCGCAGCAGGCCCAGCCCCAGCAGCAGGCGCCCCAGCAGCCGAAGCCGCAGACGCCGGCCGCGGCCGAGGGCAACGGCGGCGGCTCCGCGCCGTACGTCACGCCGCTGGTGCGCAAGCTGGCTTCGGAGAACGGCATCGACCTCGCCTCGCTGACCGGCAGCGGCGTCGGTGGCCGCATCCGCAAGCAGGACGTGCTGGCCGCGGTCGAGGAGAAGCAGAAGCAGCAGGCGGCCGCCCCGGCGCCCGCCGCCGCGCCGTCCGCTCCGGCGCAGGCCCCGGCCGCTCCGGCCCCGGCCGGTGGTGGTCAGGACAAGTCGGCCCTGCGCGGCACCGTGCAGAAGGCCAACCGGATCCGGCAGATCACCGCGCAGAAGACCAAGGAATCGCTGCAGGTCTCCGCGCAGCTGACCCAGGTCCACGAGGTCGACGTGACCAAGATCGCCCGGCTGCGCCAGCGGGCGAAGGCGGCGTTCAAGGAGCGCGAGGGCATCAACCTCACCTTCCTGCCGTTCTTCGCCAAGGCCACGGTCGAGGCGCTCAAGCAGCACCCGAACGTGAACGCGTCGTACAACGAGGAGACCAAGGAGATCACCTACCACGGTGCGGTCCACCTCGGCATCGCCGTGGACACCGAAAAGGGCCTGCTGTCGGTGGTCATCCACGACGCCGGCGAGCTGAACCTGGCCGGGCTCGCGCACAAGATCGCCGACCTGGCGGCCCGCGCGCGGACCAACAAGATCAAGCCCGACGAGCTGACCGGGGGCACCTTCACGGTGACCAACATCGGCAGCAACGGCGCGCTGTTCGACACGCCGATCATCGTGCAGCCGCAGTCGGGCATGCTCGGCACCGGCGCGGTGGTGAAGCGGCCGGTGGTGATCACCGACGCCGACGGCAACGACACCATCGCCGTGCGGTCGATGGCGTTCCTGCCGCTGACCTACGACCACCGCCTGATCGACGGCGCGGACGCGGGCCGGTTCGTCACCACGATCAAGCAGCGCCTCGAAGAAGGCAACTTCGAGGACGAGCTGGGCCTGTAAGCCCTTCCGGCTCGGCACGGGGCACCACCTGCGCGGTGGTGCCCCGTTCTGTTTTTCACTGCCTGGCGCCGAGCACCCGGAGCAGGCTGGTGCGGAGCGCTTCGGCCGCCTGCTCCCCCGGCATGCGGCCCGCGTCGGTCTCCGCGCTCGCGGTGTGCGCGAGGCTGATGGTGACCGCGACCAGCCAGTCGCTGGACAGGCGATCGTCGAATTCGCCGGTGCCCTGGCCGCGTTCGATGACCTCCTTCAGCCGGTCGGCGACCGGCGCGTGACGCCGGTGGTCGCCGTCCTGGCCCACCGGCAGCGAGCCGAGCTTCCGGACCAGCGCCGGGTACCGCCCGGAGGCCCGGCGGGCGGCGTCGAGCAGGCGGACCAGCGCGTCCGCCGCCGGGCCGGTGCCGGGATCGGCGGCATCCATCGCGGCGACGACCTGCTCGGTGAGGTGGTCGAGCACCGCCGCGAGCAGCTGTTCTCGCGTGGGGAAATGGGCGTAGACCGTCTGGCGGGTCACGCCCGCGGCCACGGCGACGGCCGCGACACCGGCGTCGGGCTCGGCATCGAGCACCCGCACCGCCGCGTCCAGGATCGGCGCCCGGCTTCATCACCTCCACCGAAGACTGCTGGCCGGCAACGAGGACGCGGCGCTGATCGTCGACCGCTACCACACCGCGGACGTCGTCCAGTTCGCCGACGGGAACCGCATCGACCGCGACAAGCTCATCGCGCACACCCGCCCGGTCCGCAAGAACCGGCCGTCCAGTCGCATCGAGGTGCACGAAGCGCTGGCGGACGGCGACCACATCGCCGCCCGGTACACCCTGCACGTCCGCAACCGCAACAAGGACCTCGCCATCGAGGTCTGCTTCTTCGGGCAGTTCACCCCCCACGGCCGGATGCGCCGGGCGAACCTGCTCACCCGCACCGTCCGCGAAGCCGGTTGACAGGTGGACGTCCTCCAATATTCTAGAATTACGGAATTCTAGAGGAGGGTGTCATGCTCAACCGCCGCAAGCTGCTGGTGTCGGTGGCCGCCGCCGGCTCGGTGGCCTTGCTCCCGCCGCCGCGGGCGCGAGCCGCCGAGTCCCCGGCGAAGGCCTGGCTCGACTGGATGGCCGCGAACCGCGGCAACGTGGGCGCGATGGTCGACGACGGCGCCGGTCGCACGCTCGCCCACCGCGCGGCCGAGCCGATGGTCCTGGCCTCGGCGATCAAGATCGTGCACCTGACCGCGTACGCCAAGGCCGTCGCCGAGGGCAGGCTGGACCCCGCCGAGCAGATCCGCGTCGGCGACTGGGACATCCGGCACCCGTGGGTCAGCGACGGCGGCGCGCACCGCCAGGCGCTGACCGCGCTGGGCATCCCGTGCGACCAGTTCGGCATCGCGCACGACCCCGAGCGGCTGGTCACGCTGAACCAGCTCGCCGGCGCGATGATCCTGTTCAGCGACAACGCCGCGCCGGACTACCTGCGTCACCGCCTCGGGCACCGCGCACTGCACGAGGCGGCCGCGAGCGGTGGCTGGTGGCGGCCGGACGTCCGGTCGCTGCAGGGTGAAGTGCTCCAGCTGATCATGCCGGAACTGGCGGGCCGGACCCCGGCCGCGCGCCGGGCGGTCGGGGACGTGCTGGCCACCAAGTTCATCCGCAGCGAGCAGTTCCGCCGCCACACCGCGGAGCGCATCCCGGCCATGCCCGCCACCAGCGACGAGCAGTGGCCGTGGACCCGCGGCCACGGCCGGGGCACCGCCGCCAAGCTGGCCGCGCTGCACCGGCACGTGGCCACCACCGGCGGACTCGCGCGCGACCACCTGGAGCGCCCGCTGGCTTCGCGGGTGCCGCCGGGCGCGGTGGCCGTCGGCTTCAAGGGCGGCAGCCTGCCGAAAACGGTCACCATGGGCCTGACCGTGCGCTGGCCGGACGGCCGGATCGGCTCGCTCGCCCTGCTGCTGACCGGGATCAGCGACGAGCAGCAGGCGGCCTACGAGGGTTTCCTCACGGTCGGCCTGGACGCGTTGAGCACGCCGTCCGGCTTCGACGGGCTGGCGCGAGCGCTCGGCGCGTGAGGGGCATGCTGGTGCCATGAGCACCGAGCTGAGCGATCGGGTCGCGGAGCTGGAACGGCGGGTCGCCGCGCTGGAGAACCGGGAGCAGGTGACCGAGCCGGAGCCACCGGACGACGACGGCGTGATCACCTACGCCGGGCAGCTGACCCGTCCCGGCGAGCTGGAGTGGCAGGTCACGCTCCCGTCTTCGCGGGTGCTGGCGCTGGACGACCCGCCGCGCATCGAGGTGCTCTCGGCGCTCGCGCACCCGGCACGCGTGGCGATCGTGCGACGTCTCGCCGAGCACGGCTCCCAACCGGGCGCGGCCCTGCAGGAAGCCGCCGAACTGGGTTCGGCCGGGCAGTTCTACCACCACCTCAAGGCACTGACCGGCGCCGGCATCGTCGAGCAGGACAAGCGCGGCAGCTACCGCCTCCGCGCCCGCGCGGCGATCCCGGCGCTGGTCCTGCTCGCCGCGGCCGCCGACATCGCGGGCCAGCTGCGCTAGCCCGGGCCGGTTCCGCTGAGTGGTGGCAGGATCGAAACCATGCGAGTTCTCATCGCCGGCTCCAGTGGCCTGATCGGCAACGCACTGACCGCGCGGCTGCGCGCCGACGGCCACGAGGTGGTCCGGCTCGTCCGCCGCGAGACCCGCAGGCCCGGCGAGTACAGCTGGGACCCGCCCGCCGGCCGCGTCGGGGACGGCGCCTTCGACGGCACGGACGCGGTGGTGAACCTGTGCGGCGCGCCCCTGCTGCCCGCCCGCTGGAGCGCCGCGCGCAAGCAGGTCATCCTGGACAGTCGCATCGAGCCGACCGAGGTGCTCGCCGAAGCGGTCGCCGAGCACGGGATTCCGGTGCTGCTCAACGCTTCCGCCGTCGGTTACTACGGCGACGCGGGCTCGGCCATGCTGGAGGAATCGGCCCCCAACGGCACGGGTTTCCTCGCGAACCTTTGCGCCGCTTGGGAAAACGCCACGGAAGCGGCGGGCGACGCACGCGTGGTGCGGCTGCGCACCGGTCTGGTGCTCTCCGGCGACGGCGGTCTGCTCGGCCCGCTCAAGCCGCTGTTCTCCTTGGCACTGGGCGGAAAACTCGGCGACGGCACGCAGTACATGCCGTGGATCGCCGAGGAGGACCACATTTCCGCGCTGATGTTCGCGCTGACCGACGAAAACCTTTCCGGCCCGGTGAACGTGTGCGGGCCGCTGCCGGTGACCAACGCCGAATTCACCCGCGAGTTCGGGCGGGTGCTCAACCGCCCGGCGCCGTGGTGGGTGCCCGCGCCCGCGATGAAACTGGCGCTCGGCGAGGCCGCCGAGGAAATGGCGTTGGCGAGCCAGCGGGCCGTGCCGCGGGCGCTGGAGGACGCCGGGTTCGAGTTCAAGCACAAAACGGTCGGTGACGCGCTCGCCGCCGCCGTCGCGCGATGACAGCCGGGTTGAAGCGGGCGCTCCGCGTCAGATGGGGCCTGTTCGGCGGGCTGCTGTTCCTCGCCTTCACCGTGCTGGGGCTGGCCGTCCGCGACCGGCCGTGGGGCCTGGACCTGGCGCTGCTGTGGGCGCTGCACGGCGAATGGCTGGACGCGCCCGGCCTGGTCGCCGGGGTGCTGACCAACGTGTTCGGCCCGGTGCTGCCGGTGGCGCTCGGGCTCGGCCTGGTGTTCGCCGCCGTGCTGAACTACCGCCGCGGCGACCGGGCCACCGGCAGCGTGCTGGTGCGGATCGCGGTGGTGCTGGTGCTCTGCCGGTTGACCAGCTTCGTGTTCAAGCCGCTGTTCGAGCGCGACCGGCCACGCGAGTACCCCGATCTGAGCTATCCGAGCGGGCACGTGGTTTCCGTCGCCAGCACCGGTTTCGCCGCCGTGCTGCTGTGTGCCTGGCTGGCACCGCAGCTGCTGCGCCGGATGACCGTCTGGGCGCTGGCCGCGACCGTGGTGGCCGCGGCCTGCCGCGTGGTGCTCTCGGTGCACTGGTTCACCGACACGCTCGGCGCGGTGCTCGCCGTCGGCGGTGTGGGACTGGTCTCAGCGGTGGCATTGCGCCTGCTGCCCGTCTTATCGGATCGGCCACCGGCGGCGTAGCGTGGCGGGGTGACCTCCTCTTGCCGTGCCACCCGCGAAGCCGTCGACGTCCGCCTCCTGGGCACCATCGACTACCTCGAAGCGTGGGACCTGCAACGCACCACCGCGACGGCCCGCGCCGACGGCGAGGGCCCGGACACGCTGTTCCTCCTGGAGCACCCGTCCGTGTACACCGCCGGCAAGCGCACCGAACCGGGTGACCGGCCGGTCGACGGCACCCCGGTGATCGACGTCGACCGCGGCGGGAAGATCACCTGGCACGGGCCGGGGCAGCTGGTCGGCTACCCGATCGTGAAGCTGGCCGACCCGATCGACGTGGTGCAGTACGTGCGGCGCCTCGAAGAGGGCCTGATCGCGGTGTGCGAGGGCTTCGGCGTGCACGCCGGGCGCGTCGAGGGCCGCAGCGGGGTGTGGATCCCCGCCGACGACCGCGGGCCCGAGCGCAAGATCGCCGCGATCGGCATCCGCGTGCAGCGCGGGGTGACCATGCACGGCTTCGAGCTGAACTGCAACGCCGACCTGTCCGCGTTCGACAAGATCGTGCCGTGCGGCATCCGCGACGCCGGGGTCACCTCGCTGTCGTTCGAGGTGGGCCACGAGGTGACCGTCACCGAGGCGCTGGCTTCGGCCCGCGACGCGGTGCTGGCGGCGCTGGAGGGCGACCTCCCGGTCCGCGAGGACCGCTG
Coding sequences within:
- the sucB gene encoding 2-oxoglutarate dehydrogenase, E2 component, dihydrolipoamide succinyltransferase, yielding MAYSVTLPELGESVTEGTVTRWLKQEGDRVEVDEPLLEISTDKVDTEVPSPVAGTVQRIVAAEDETVEVGGELAVIDDGSGGGESAPAEQSAPAQEQQQAPAEEAPASSEAPASSESSQPSEPEPAAQPQASGGGSAQGTPVTLPELGESVTEGTVTRWLKQVGDTVEVDEPLLEISTDKVDTEVPSPVAGTVLEISVGEDETVEVGGQLAVVGDAGAAPQQQSAPAAKPEPKPEPKPEPEPEPKTEPVQQQAPQQQAPQQAQPQQQAPQQPKPQTPAAAEGNGGGSAPYVTPLVRKLASENGIDLASLTGSGVGGRIRKQDVLAAVEEKQKQQAAAPAPAAAPSAPAQAPAAPAPAGGGQDKSALRGTVQKANRIRQITAQKTKESLQVSAQLTQVHEVDVTKIARLRQRAKAAFKEREGINLTFLPFFAKATVEALKQHPNVNASYNEETKEITYHGAVHLGIAVDTEKGLLSVVIHDAGELNLAGLAHKIADLAARARTNKIKPDELTGGTFTVTNIGSNGALFDTPIIVQPQSGMLGTGAVVKRPVVITDADGNDTIAVRSMAFLPLTYDHRLIDGADAGRFVTTIKQRLEEGNFEDELGL
- a CDS encoding TetR/AcrR family transcriptional regulator; the protein is MRVLDAEPDAGVAAVAVAAGVTRQTVYAHFPTREQLLAAVLDHLTEQVVAAMDAADPGTGPAADALVRLLDAARRASGRYPALVRKLGSLPVGQDGDHRRHAPVADRLKEVIERGQGTGEFDDRLSSDWLVAVTISLAHTASAETDAGRMPGEQAAEALRTSLLRVLGARQ
- a CDS encoding nuclear transport factor 2 family protein; amino-acid sequence: MDRDKLIAHTRPVRKNRPSSRIEVHEALADGDHIAARYTLHVRNRNKDLAIEVCFFGQFTPHGRMRRANLLTRTVREAG
- a CDS encoding serine hydrolase translates to MLNRRKLLVSVAAAGSVALLPPPRARAAESPAKAWLDWMAANRGNVGAMVDDGAGRTLAHRAAEPMVLASAIKIVHLTAYAKAVAEGRLDPAEQIRVGDWDIRHPWVSDGGAHRQALTALGIPCDQFGIAHDPERLVTLNQLAGAMILFSDNAAPDYLRHRLGHRALHEAAASGGWWRPDVRSLQGEVLQLIMPELAGRTPAARRAVGDVLATKFIRSEQFRRHTAERIPAMPATSDEQWPWTRGHGRGTAAKLAALHRHVATTGGLARDHLERPLASRVPPGAVAVGFKGGSLPKTVTMGLTVRWPDGRIGSLALLLTGISDEQQAAYEGFLTVGLDALSTPSGFDGLARALGA
- a CDS encoding ArsR/SmtB family transcription factor, producing MSTELSDRVAELERRVAALENREQVTEPEPPDDDGVITYAGQLTRPGELEWQVTLPSSRVLALDDPPRIEVLSALAHPARVAIVRRLAEHGSQPGAALQEAAELGSAGQFYHHLKALTGAGIVEQDKRGSYRLRARAAIPALVLLAAAADIAGQLR
- a CDS encoding TIGR01777 family oxidoreductase, with product MRVLIAGSSGLIGNALTARLRADGHEVVRLVRRETRRPGEYSWDPPAGRVGDGAFDGTDAVVNLCGAPLLPARWSAARKQVILDSRIEPTEVLAEAVAEHGIPVLLNASAVGYYGDAGSAMLEESAPNGTGFLANLCAAWENATEAAGDARVVRLRTGLVLSGDGGLLGPLKPLFSLALGGKLGDGTQYMPWIAEEDHISALMFALTDENLSGPVNVCGPLPVTNAEFTREFGRVLNRPAPWWVPAPAMKLALGEAAEEMALASQRAVPRALEDAGFEFKHKTVGDALAAAVAR
- a CDS encoding phosphatase PAP2 family protein, producing the protein MTAGLKRALRVRWGLFGGLLFLAFTVLGLAVRDRPWGLDLALLWALHGEWLDAPGLVAGVLTNVFGPVLPVALGLGLVFAAVLNYRRGDRATGSVLVRIAVVLVLCRLTSFVFKPLFERDRPREYPDLSYPSGHVVSVASTGFAAVLLCAWLAPQLLRRMTVWALAATVVAAACRVVLSVHWFTDTLGAVLAVGGVGLVSAVALRLLPVLSDRPPAA
- the lipB gene encoding lipoyl(octanoyl) transferase LipB; translation: MTSSCRATREAVDVRLLGTIDYLEAWDLQRTTATARADGEGPDTLFLLEHPSVYTAGKRTEPGDRPVDGTPVIDVDRGGKITWHGPGQLVGYPIVKLADPIDVVQYVRRLEEGLIAVCEGFGVHAGRVEGRSGVWIPADDRGPERKIAAIGIRVQRGVTMHGFELNCNADLSAFDKIVPCGIRDAGVTSLSFEVGHEVTVTEALASARDAVLAALEGDLPVREDRWLPRPAAPSADGVTFVLQNS